In Toxotes jaculatrix isolate fToxJac2 chromosome 20, fToxJac2.pri, whole genome shotgun sequence, the following proteins share a genomic window:
- the prtfdc1a gene encoding phosphoribosyltransferase domain-containing protein 1 gives MDTAGMKRGIVIKDDWPGYSLDLFTYPEHYHEDIESVYIPHGVIMNRIERLARYIMDDFGDNSIMVLCVLKGGYKFCADLVEFIKVLGRNSNKYLETRVEFIRLKSYLNDQSTEDLHIIGSRDLSFLRGKCVLIVEAIVDTGKTMKALLKHVETFEPKMVKVAGLLVKRVPNIAERLTDYAGFEIPNRFVVGYALDYNEYFRDLNHICVISKTGKMKYKV, from the exons ATGGACACCGCAGGGATGAAAAGAGGAATTGTG ATAAAAGATGACTGGCCAGGTTACAGTCTGGACCTGTTCACCTACCCAGAGCACTACCATGAAGACATAGAGAGTGTTTACATTCCACATGGGGTAATCATGaacag GATAGAGCGTCTGGCTCGCTACATCATGGATGACTTTGGGGACAACAGCATCATGGTGCTGTGCGTCCTGAAGGGAGGTTACAAGTTCTGTGCAGATCTGGTGGAGTTTATCAAAGTTCTTGGCCGCAACTCCAACAAGTACCTGGAGACCCGGGTGGAGTTCATCCGTCTAAAGAGCTACCTG AATGACCAATCAACAGAGGACCTGCACATCATTGGAAGTAGAGATCTGTCTTTTTTGCGTGgaaag TGTGTGCTCATTGTTGAG GCCATAGTTGACACAGGAAAGACCATGAAGGCCCTTCTGAAGCATGTGGAGACCTTTGAACCCAAGATGGTCAAGGTCGCGGG TCTGCTTGTGAAGAGGGTCCCTAACATAGCTGAACGTCTGACAGACT ATGCTGGATTTGAAATCCCCAACCGCTTTGTTGTTGGTTATGCCCTGGACTACAATGAATACTTCCGTGACCTGAAT catATCTGTGTCATCAGCAAGACTGGAAAGATGAAGTACAAGGTTTGA
- the enkur gene encoding enkurin: MSEVVHPPESVYNLIPRDEVHTQKPPRYISKFRPTVILEKKLAKDAMRTMGPAKVEVPSPEKYLKKHSKEPKLLESEYFYRQYGQRIRAKPAVPARTDNPPMGIHTKRDFIKTTAMVPMKPQPTSVDTNKGHKQRLETSGLVPKYIKKKDYGEVPEYLLQRNEEERRAQEEYNNFVKEQKEQAAMKHLSDEERQAVLEGLKKNWDKLHHEYQGLSLVTDTKSKKAHKERLEVAMNQLENDISFFERFKTIYIPNN, translated from the exons ATGTCTGAAGTTGTGCATCCACCAGAAAGCGTCTACAACCTTATACCAAGGGATGAGGTTCATACTCAAAAACCGCCGAG GTATATATCCAAGTTTAGACCGACAGTTATTCTTGAGAAAAAGTTAGCCAAGGATGCAATGAGAACGATGGGACCAGCAAAAGTAGAGGTGCCCTCCCCAGAGAAATACCTCAAGAAGCATTCAAAAGAACCTAAACTGCTGGAAAGTGAGTATTTCTATAGACAATATGGCCAACGCATTAGAgca AAACCGGCTGTTCCTGCACGGACAGACAACCCACCTATGGGCATTCATACCAAGAGAGACTTTATAAAGACAACTGCAATGGTTCCAATGAAGCCACAGCCGACCTCTGTCGACACCAACAAGGGACACAAGCAGCGCCTTGAAACTTCAGGACTTGTCCCCAAGTACATcaaaaaaaag GATTATGGAGAAGTACCTGAGTATCTTCTGCAGCGCAACGAAGAAGAGCGGAGAGCTCAGGAGGAGTACAACAACTTTGTGAAAGAACAGAAGGAGCAGGCAGCCATGAAACACCTGTCTGACGAGGAACGACAAGCTGTCCTGGAG GGCCTGAAGAAGAACTGGGATAAGCTGCATCATGAGTACCAGGGCCTCTCTCTTGTCACCGACACCAAGTCAAAGAAAGCCCACAAGGAGCGGCTTGAAGTGGCGATGAATCAGCTGGAGAACGACATAAGCTTCTTTGAGAGGTTCAAAACCATCTACATACCCAATAACTAG
- the LOC121200570 gene encoding threonine synthase-like 1 isoform X2, which translates to MGLLIASQLALRAARCSWSPFSTSKSWISSRTSPLGDKNILLMGPPGAGKTTVGRTVAHRLGLPVIDVDDDVLETTWKMPVAAKLASVGGARFLEEEGQALCNFSASGCVVSLTGSNPLHAEAMQHVRQTGLVIYLDVDSEDIIRRLTRMKVNRIVGQEAGVSMRDILHYRKQFYEKWLDVRVLCGTGDTVEEVAEKVLKAVERYQKHAAETYVSTRCDSTGTSKQNTYFSDVVVEGLATDGGLYVPKNGFPKIDAREWLRLADMSYPERALVILEKCIHPLDVSALDLRTMVLKAYGSNFSSEAVAPVKHLNHNQYVQELFHGPTASFKDLALQLMPQLFAYCLPSMCNYLILVATSGDTGSAVLSGFSRLSGTDRHRTGVLVFFPEEGVVYHSSAYLDLCRDGVIKFGEPIDVCIPTGNFGNAMSAVYAKQMGIPIRKVICASNHNRIITDFITTGKYDLRGRPLMLSHSPAIDILKSSNLERFIYHISDGDSRLVKDLFTRLDRQEHFQVPEPLLGRIQQEVLAGWCSEDDCLAAIHSVHTQAGYIMDTHTAVAKVVADRLQDGSCPVVLCSTAHYGKFAPAVFKALQIQNVPEDPVEQLKKLGSTASRPEMHRDMMKCLKEGGRKQHTVCQAEYSVLVEEVENMIQDSFLKVI; encoded by the exons ATGGGTTTATTAATTGCAAGTCAGCTTGCACTGAGGGCTGCCAGGTGTTCCTGGAGTCCCTTTTCAACATCAAAATCATGGATTTCCTCCAGGACCAGCCCTCTGGGGGACAAGAACATCCTGCTCATGGGTCCTCCTGGAGCAGGGAAGACCACAGTGGGGAGGACAGTGGCCCACAGACTGGGACTGCCTGTCATTGATGTTGATGACGATGTCTTGGAGACAACATGGAAGATGCCTGTGGCTGCCAAGCTTGCATCAGTCGGTGGAGCTCGTTTCCTTGAGGAGGAAGGCCAAGCTTTGTGTAACTTCTCTGCCTCTGGGTGTGTTGTTTCCCTGACAGGCTCTAACCCTCTTCACGCGGAGGCGATGCAGCACGTCAGACAGACTGGGCTGGTCATCTACCTGGATGTGGACAGTGAGGATATCATAAGGAGACTCACCCGGATGAAGGTGAACAGGATAGTTGGCCAGGAGGCAGGGGTATCCATGAGGGACATTCTGCATTACAGGAAGCAGTTCTATGAGAAATGGCTTGATGTGCGTGTTTTGTGTGGAACAGGAGACACAGTGGAGGAAGTAGCAGAGAAGGTATTGAAGGCTGTGGAGAGATATCAAAAGCATGCAGCAGAAACCTACGTGTCAACCAGGTGTGACAGCACGGGAACATCCAAACAGAATACATACTTCAGCGATGTGGTTGTAGAGGGTCTGGCCACAGATGGAGGCCTCTATGTTCCCAAAAATGGCTTCCCAAAGATTGATGCTCGCGAATGGTTGAGATTAGCTGACATGTCATACCCAGAACGAGCGTTAGTTATACTTGAAAAGTGCATACACCCATTAGATGTCAGTGCTTTGGATCTCAGGACAATGGTGTTGAAGGCGTATGGGTCAAACTTTTCAAGTGAGGCAGTTGCACCTGTAAAGCATCTTAACCACAATCAGTATGTTCAGGAGCTTTTTCATGGCCCCACTGCCTCATTTAAAGACCTCGCCTTACAATTGATGCCCCAGCTCTTCGCCTACTGCCTCCCATCAATGTGCAACTACCTCATTCTGGTAGCCACGTCTGGAGACACTGGAAGCGCAGTGCTCAGTGGCTTCAGCAGGCTCAGCGGGACTGATAGACACAGGACCGGCGTGCTGGTGTTTTTCCCAGAGGAAGGG GTTGTTTACCATTCCTCAGCCTATCTGGATCTGTGCAGAGACGGTGTTATCAAGTTTGGAGAGCCCATTGATGTTTGCATCCCTACTGGAAACTTTGGCAACGCCATGTCAGCTGTGTACGCCAAGCAAATGGGCATCCCGATAAGGAAAGTCATCTGTGCATCCAACCACAACCGTATCATCACAGACTTTATCACTACAGGCAAGTATGATCTCCGGGGACGGCCGCTGATGCTGTCCCACTCCCCGGCTATAGATATCCTGAAATCCTCCAACCTCGAGAGGTTTATCTACCACATCTCAGATGGAGACAGCCGTCTTGTCAAGGACCTGTTCACACGCTTAGACAGACAGGAGCACTTTCAGGTTCCTGAGCCTCTTCTTGGCAGGATACAGCAGGAAGTGCTGGCTGGATGGTGCTCTGAAGACGACTGCTTGGCCGCCATCCACAGCGTTCACACACAAGCAGGGTACATCATGGACACACATACCGCTGTGGCTAAAGTTGTGGCTGATAGGCTGCAGGATGGTTCGTGCCCCGTGGTGCTTTGTTCCACCGCTCACTACGGGAAATTTGCTCCTGCTGTGTTCAAAGCTTTACAAATCCAGAATGTTCCAGAGGATCCTGTTGAGCAGCTGAAGAAGCTCGGATCGACGGCATCCAGACCAGAGATGCACAGAGACATGATGAAATGCCTGAAGGAAGGTGGCAGGAAACAACACACTGTTTGTCAGGCAGAGTACAGTGTGTTGGTAGAAGAGGTGGAGAACATGATACAGGACTCCTTCTTAAAAGTTATATAg
- the LOC121200570 gene encoding threonine synthase-like 1 isoform X1 → MGLLIASQLALRAARCSWSPFSTSKSWISSRTSPLGDKNILLMGPPGAGKTTVGRTVAHRLGLPVIDVDDDVLETTWKMPVAAKLASVGGARFLEEEGQALCNFSASGCVVSLTGSNPLHAEAMQHVRQTGLVIYLDVDSEDIIRRLTRMKVNRIVGQEAGVSMRDILHYRKQFYEKWLDVRVLCGTGDTVEEVAEKVLKAVERYQKHAAETYVSTRCDSTGTSKQNTYFSDVVVEGLATDGGLYVPKNGFPKIDAREWLRLADMSYPERALVILEKCIHPLDVSALDLRTMVLKAYGSNFSSEAVAPVKHLNHNQYVQELFHGPTASFKDLALQLMPQLFAYCLPSMCNYLILVATSGDTGSAVLSGFSRLSGTDRHRTGVLVFFPEEGVSEIQKLQMMSHREGNARAVSVLSDFDFCQRAIKRMFGESGLTGHLAVEYGTVLSTANSINWARLLPQVVYHSSAYLDLCRDGVIKFGEPIDVCIPTGNFGNAMSAVYAKQMGIPIRKVICASNHNRIITDFITTGKYDLRGRPLMLSHSPAIDILKSSNLERFIYHISDGDSRLVKDLFTRLDRQEHFQVPEPLLGRIQQEVLAGWCSEDDCLAAIHSVHTQAGYIMDTHTAVAKVVADRLQDGSCPVVLCSTAHYGKFAPAVFKALQIQNVPEDPVEQLKKLGSTASRPEMHRDMMKCLKEGGRKQHTVCQAEYSVLVEEVENMIQDSFLKVI, encoded by the exons ATGGGTTTATTAATTGCAAGTCAGCTTGCACTGAGGGCTGCCAGGTGTTCCTGGAGTCCCTTTTCAACATCAAAATCATGGATTTCCTCCAGGACCAGCCCTCTGGGGGACAAGAACATCCTGCTCATGGGTCCTCCTGGAGCAGGGAAGACCACAGTGGGGAGGACAGTGGCCCACAGACTGGGACTGCCTGTCATTGATGTTGATGACGATGTCTTGGAGACAACATGGAAGATGCCTGTGGCTGCCAAGCTTGCATCAGTCGGTGGAGCTCGTTTCCTTGAGGAGGAAGGCCAAGCTTTGTGTAACTTCTCTGCCTCTGGGTGTGTTGTTTCCCTGACAGGCTCTAACCCTCTTCACGCGGAGGCGATGCAGCACGTCAGACAGACTGGGCTGGTCATCTACCTGGATGTGGACAGTGAGGATATCATAAGGAGACTCACCCGGATGAAGGTGAACAGGATAGTTGGCCAGGAGGCAGGGGTATCCATGAGGGACATTCTGCATTACAGGAAGCAGTTCTATGAGAAATGGCTTGATGTGCGTGTTTTGTGTGGAACAGGAGACACAGTGGAGGAAGTAGCAGAGAAGGTATTGAAGGCTGTGGAGAGATATCAAAAGCATGCAGCAGAAACCTACGTGTCAACCAGGTGTGACAGCACGGGAACATCCAAACAGAATACATACTTCAGCGATGTGGTTGTAGAGGGTCTGGCCACAGATGGAGGCCTCTATGTTCCCAAAAATGGCTTCCCAAAGATTGATGCTCGCGAATGGTTGAGATTAGCTGACATGTCATACCCAGAACGAGCGTTAGTTATACTTGAAAAGTGCATACACCCATTAGATGTCAGTGCTTTGGATCTCAGGACAATGGTGTTGAAGGCGTATGGGTCAAACTTTTCAAGTGAGGCAGTTGCACCTGTAAAGCATCTTAACCACAATCAGTATGTTCAGGAGCTTTTTCATGGCCCCACTGCCTCATTTAAAGACCTCGCCTTACAATTGATGCCCCAGCTCTTCGCCTACTGCCTCCCATCAATGTGCAACTACCTCATTCTGGTAGCCACGTCTGGAGACACTGGAAGCGCAGTGCTCAGTGGCTTCAGCAGGCTCAGCGGGACTGATAGACACAGGACCGGCGTGCTGGTGTTTTTCCCAGAGGAAGGGGTGAGTGAGATTCAGAAGCTCCAGATGATGAGCCACAGGGAGGGCAACGCCAGGGCTGTCAGTGTCTTGTCAGACTTTGACTTCTGTCAGAGAGCCATCAAGCGGATGTTTGGAGAGTCTGGGCTGACAGGGCATCTCGCTGTGGAGTACGGCACAGTCCTCAGCACTGCCAACTCCATCAACTGGGCGCGACTGTTGCCACAG GTTGTTTACCATTCCTCAGCCTATCTGGATCTGTGCAGAGACGGTGTTATCAAGTTTGGAGAGCCCATTGATGTTTGCATCCCTACTGGAAACTTTGGCAACGCCATGTCAGCTGTGTACGCCAAGCAAATGGGCATCCCGATAAGGAAAGTCATCTGTGCATCCAACCACAACCGTATCATCACAGACTTTATCACTACAGGCAAGTATGATCTCCGGGGACGGCCGCTGATGCTGTCCCACTCCCCGGCTATAGATATCCTGAAATCCTCCAACCTCGAGAGGTTTATCTACCACATCTCAGATGGAGACAGCCGTCTTGTCAAGGACCTGTTCACACGCTTAGACAGACAGGAGCACTTTCAGGTTCCTGAGCCTCTTCTTGGCAGGATACAGCAGGAAGTGCTGGCTGGATGGTGCTCTGAAGACGACTGCTTGGCCGCCATCCACAGCGTTCACACACAAGCAGGGTACATCATGGACACACATACCGCTGTGGCTAAAGTTGTGGCTGATAGGCTGCAGGATGGTTCGTGCCCCGTGGTGCTTTGTTCCACCGCTCACTACGGGAAATTTGCTCCTGCTGTGTTCAAAGCTTTACAAATCCAGAATGTTCCAGAGGATCCTGTTGAGCAGCTGAAGAAGCTCGGATCGACGGCATCCAGACCAGAGATGCACAGAGACATGATGAAATGCCTGAAGGAAGGTGGCAGGAAACAACACACTGTTTGTCAGGCAGAGTACAGTGTGTTGGTAGAAGAGGTGGAGAACATGATACAGGACTCCTTCTTAAAAGTTATATAg